aaaatagacctttttaaataattattaaccaTCAACAGTAAAGACCTTATAAACAGTCATATTTACATGCTAGTCTTACAGTAATTATCAACCTGTTGAGCAAATGTTGCTGCCTCAATTGCAGCGGCAGCTAGGCTGCTGGATTGTGAAGGCCCTGAAGACCCAGATCCAGGACCAAGTATGCTTTTTGCATATGCAACACGTAGAATCTGACCATTTCTCTCTAGATTTGTTCCATTTGTCGCTTCAAGGGCTTTGGTGGCATCCTCCACCTGCACAGGCAAAACAAAATTATCGGAAAGTGAATGATGACCTTTTCAGCAGCCATAGCCAAATATCTAAGAAATAATACAGCAATCCTACAACTgaaaaaaataagcttattttgtgatccaaaaatattcaaatagCATTAGCATAAAGCCCCCCGAAAGTGACTTGTCTCAACAACTAACAGGAACAAAATTTACTAACCAAAAACCTTGCCTGGGAAATGCTTGAATAAATTATCAATACCAAAAGACGCGTGGATGAAGTTCAAAAGGCATACCGAGTAGAAATGAACAAATGCAAATCCTCTTGAAACATGGGTAAATTTGTCTCTAACAAGACGAAGATCCTGCAAAGAATAAGTTCTTCTATTAAGGAACTCAACCCCAAAAATTTTAGGTACATCATGATGAAGTACAGCAAGGAAATTTGCATTTTGTTTATGTTAAATACCTTGATTGCAGCATGTTTAGAAAACTCATAACGAATCATTTCCTCATCAGCATTCTCATCCAATCCGCGTACAACCAAAACATGGGTTGGTCCTGAGAACATATTAATTTAACATTAAAGTGGTACCTCAACAGCAAAAAATAGTAATCTAAAATTGGTACCAACCTGCTTCGGCTCCCTTTCTACCTAATGGCGCAGGGTTTGATGAAGACATGTCAGCAGGTGGAGCATCATCAGTTCGGCTCTCATTACACTGCATATAGGAACATGGTTAGACTTACAATAGCAAGAGTCCAAAATGCTTAGCTATACCACTTTTGTTTCGGCATTTCCTTAAGGACAACACCCAAAATTGCAAATCAAAATGCAACAGTATAGATAATCCACCAGATAATCAGATGTTGGAGCATTTAATATACATGTAATAACTTCCATCCCTTGTAGCCGGACCTCTGCTGACAATACATCTCTCGCTCAAGtttaagtttgattcttaatccTTACATCCCACTGAATTTTCTCCTTACTAGTTAGCACATTCAATGGACAGAtgagtaaaaaaaatgttatccCTTAGTCCAAAAATTGGTGTAGCACACTACAATGCGTCTTTAAGAAAAACAGGGCTCactttcaaaaataagtttCCCAAAGAAGCATCAAACATGTAGCAACTAAGGCAGTCCAAAAATATAGAAGGCCACAAATAAATTGGGTCATAAAAAGTAAAGATAAGCTTAGCATTTAGATCTATATCTCCagtaaagtgaaaaaaatgacAAGGGAAAAAAACACTATAATATAGATAATCCGTACAAGCAAGGGAGGGAGAGAAAATCAACCCTTCCCATAGGTGGTGAGCACAGGACCTTGTCACAAGGGTCAAAGGAAAGCACTCAACCAGTTAACATATACATGAGTcatgaaaaatgatgtcaaaagcaTCAGAACAAACAGGACACAAGAGGGAAAATCACAAAGCTACAAGCAATaacatcaatcaataaaatggGACACTAAACTAACCTGAAAGCATGATATTCGACGAGCAAAATTGACGCACCCACAGATAGTGCACATCCAATCAGAGGGTACTATGGTGCTTCTGTGACTGGCATGAGAGGATCTCGGACCATCTTGTCCGTAAGGTGGCCCTCCTGAACTTCCAGTTGGCTTGCTACTGTATGATAACATGATTTCCAGATGCAATACATAGAGAAAGAACAGGAGTCAAAGAATTAATTCTTTCATACGCAAAATATTAACTCACAAAACAAAATATGTAACCAAATATTACTACTACAACTTATATCACAAGGCACATAAAATTGTTCTTTTAAGACAACATTTTTTACATTATCCAAATGTATTAACTGACTCATAGTTTGGAGGGTAGGATGTACGCAAcattacccttgttagtgataacagtaacaagaggttgtttccgattgaccttTAGTAGCACGTATCATGtgcaactttacataaataagaagtttaatgagttaatttactttagtccattataatcgaAAACCAAACGAACTATAAATCTAGTCCATCGGAAACAAAACCGTTCTTTTAAGAGAGAATAAGAACATAGACCTAAGCAAAATTTCATCAACATAAAAGTTTAACATTCTGATTTGACCAACATAACTTGATGTAGCTGATGAGTAGTTTCACACACAACCTCACGTGACTTAAACCTCCCCCATTAAAGGGGAAGAAACCTTATATCCACTTCTCCTGCCACACACACCCTCCGCCCACACAAAATGTGCCTTATCAACAATTAGACCAATAATTGTGATTTTGAAGGAGTGCTTAGGGCCATTTTACCCTAAAgcaaaaaaagggaaaaacttaaaaacattaCCTATACTCGAATAGAAGATTTTTTCCGTCTACCACAAAGCCATCCAATCCTACTTTATCCATCATTGCCTGTGCTGCATCCTGCAACACAAGGTACATATTAGTcgataaaagaatttaaaattttaagaaaatttagaAGCCAAACATGGAAGAAAATTAACCACTGATGGAAAATCAATAAAGGCAAAACCACGAGAAATGCCAGAATTCCGCTCCTTGATGACTCGAACATGGCGTAGAGGCCCCCACTCAGCCTAATAAAAGAACCTAAATATTTAGGTACGCAGATGAAACAAAGAAAGTAAACGTCATGACAACAGGAGAGATGGACTTACAAGAATTTGATATAAATCTTCTTCAGTAGTCTTCGGTGAGAGACCCTTTACAACCACAGTAGCAGATGGCGTCTAGCACAAACCAAAGATATCAGCTCTTCTGTTTTAGGAAAAGGAAAATGAAGAACACAATAACCAGTATGCCAAAAGAACATACAGAAGAATATTgatcatgacgtttttcatcaCGATCTCTACGTCTGTCATTCCTATCATAATGATCATCATAAGTGTCCTCATGATGACTACGACCACGACTACGGCATCGGGGAGACCTTGATTTTGAACGATCGTGACGACCACGAGACCGAGAGCGGGAGCGTGAATGCCTTCTATATGGACTCAATTCTCTTTCATGGCTCAAATCCCTCCTATCACGATCTCTTTCACGTGAATCACGTCGTCTCAAACTTCCATCCCTTCTGCTTCTATCATAATCGGAATCATGACTATTCCTGCCGTATTCATAATCCCTCTCACGACTATCATCTCTGCGGTGCCTATAATCATAGTCATCAAAAGCATAATCATCACGATCACGCATGCCATATCCTCCACCCCTGTGAAATACATGAAATCAGCAGCGGTCAATACCAAACAAGGGGATATCTAAACAGATGAACATCCTCATATGTGTTAAACTGCTTGCCTGTGTCCATCACGGTAAGTATCTATCTCACGATATGGTTCGAGGAATGACTTGTCATGTCTTCTAGGCTCTCTTTCAAGGGGAAATTCTTCATAACCTCTCCGCCTTTCTTGCGACCATAGACCAACAGGTGGAGGGACTGCATAATTGTCCCTCTCGTGGAATGTACTCCTAGTGTATGTGTTATCCCGAGGAAATCTTTCATCTATATACCTCCTGTCACTATAGGCACTGCCAGCCATGACAAGAATACATATTGTGGGGCCAAAATAAGGGAAAGATACACTTCCTTTAAGTATAAGAAACAATTCTTCATATAACATACAACAATA
This genomic stretch from Amaranthus tricolor cultivar Red isolate AtriRed21 chromosome 9, ASM2621246v1, whole genome shotgun sequence harbors:
- the LOC130824395 gene encoding SUPPRESSOR OF ABI3-5 isoform X7, which gives rise to MEIGRYCCMLYEELFLILKGSVSFPYFGPTICILVMAGSAYSDRRYIDERFPRDNTYTRSTFHERDNYAVPPPVGLWSQERRRGYEEFPLEREPRRHDKSFLEPYREIDTYRDGHRGGGYGMRDRDDYAFDDYDYRHRRDDSRERDYEYGRNSHDSDYDRSRRDGSLRRRDSRERDRDRRDLSHERELSPYRRHSRSRSRSRGRHDRSKSRSPRCRSRGRSHHEDTYDDHYDRNDRRRDRDEKRHDQYSSTPSATVVVKGLSPKTTEEDLYQILAEWGPLRHVRVIKERNSGISRGFAFIDFPSVDAAQAMMDKVGLDGFVVDGKNLLFEYSSKPTGSSGGPPYGQDGPRSSHASHRSTIVPSDWMCTICGCVNFARRISCFQCNESRTDDAPPADMSSSNPAPLGRKGAEAGPTHVLVVRGLDENADEEMIRYEFSKHAAIKDLRLVRDKFTHVSRGFAFVHFYSVEDATKALEATNGTNLERNGQILRVAYAKSILGPGSGSSGPSQSSSLAAAAIEAATFAQQYDAVGWAPKEYNPNDIQTSGNQEQGAEVASQKEGSAPQSGFVWDEASGYYYDAASGFYYDPNTGLYYDGNNGIWYSFDNQTQQYVPCVQNADKTLEKESEAPKTDTTTTRKVVISAPAATITSSEKPASLPDAVQAAATAALAAEKKEKEKSKEIKLASKSSILANKKKMNNVLSMWKQRSHEGQTPRVALDDGQLNVTDDRQNSIPTSLKLKAVGLKENTNGNTGLLSTTTSVTQTTVLESDVKPRPVSNSSGGTLMGVIRGSGRGVVKSDTVYPGTAMCVSTPSSSSGSTAVAVTPSDTLGAATSFKTDVSALGNHTAPAASASGRRRFSETPLQSTYAQREQNQTSYRDRAAERRRMYGSSVSYNDDDQDSGDPSKEFF
- the LOC130824395 gene encoding SUPPRESSOR OF ABI3-5 isoform X4; the encoded protein is MEIGRYCCMLYEELFLILKGSVSFPYFGPTICILVMAGSAYSDRRYIDERFPRDNTYTRSTFHERDNYAVPPPVGLWSQERRRGYEEFPLEREPRRHDKSFLEPYREIDTYRDGHRGGGYGMRDRDDYAFDDYDYRHRRDDSRERDYEYGRNSHDSDYDRSRRDGSLRRRDSRERDRDRRDLSHERELSPYRRHSRSRSRSRGRHDRSKSRSPRCRSRGRSHHEDTYDDHYDRNDRRRDRDEKRHDQYSSTPSATVVVKGLSPKTTEEDLYQILAEWGPLRHVRVIKERNSGISRGFAFIDFPSVDAAQAMMDKVGLDGFVVDGKNLLFEYSSKPTGSSGGPPYGQDGPRSSHASHRSTIVPSDWMCTICGCVNFARRISCFQCNESRTDDAPPADMSSSNPAPLGRKGAEAGPTHVLVVRGLDENADEEMIRYEFSKHAAIKDLRLVRDKFTHVSRGFAFVHFYSVEDATKALEATNGTNLERNGQILRVAYAKSILGPGSGSSGPSQSSSLAAAAIEAATFAQQYDAVGWAPKEYNPNDIQTSGNQEQGAEVASQKEGSAPQSGFVWDEASGYYYDAASGFYYDPNTGLYYDGNNGIWYSFDNQTQQYVPCVQNADKTLEKESEAPKTDTTTTRKVVISAPAATITSSEKPASLPDAVQAAATAALAAEKKEKEKSKEIKLASKSSILANKKKMNNVLSMWKQRSHEGQTPRVALDDGQLNVTDDRQNSIPTSLKLKAVGLKENTNGNTGLLSTTTSVTQTTVLESDVKPRPVSNSSGGTLMGVIRGSGRGVVKSDTVYPGTAMCVSTPSSSSGSTAVAVTPSDTLGAATSFKTDVSALGNHTAPAASASGRRRFSETPLQSTYAQREQNQTSYRDRAAERRRMYGSSVSYNDDDQDSGDPNVGFRKGASDLGSMPFPPGVGSRGTIDSNVQNYDVITPEKAIDESNVGNRMLRNMGWTEGLGLGKDGSGMVEPVQAQSFDTRAGLGSQQKKVDPSLEVHPGDSYKTLIQKKALQRFREMS